The following are from one region of the Melospiza melodia melodia isolate bMelMel2 chromosome 16, bMelMel2.pri, whole genome shotgun sequence genome:
- the LOC134425585 gene encoding actin-binding protein WASF3-like isoform X2, with protein MPLVKRNIEPRHLCRGALPDGVTSELECVTNSTLAAIIKQLGSLSRHAEDIFGELFNEANSFYMRMNSLQERVDLLVIKVTQLDSTVEEVSLQDINMRKAFKSSTVQNQQVVSRNSIPNPVMEMYQRCDKPPPLNILTPYRDDKKDGLKFYTDPSYFFNLWKEKMLQATEDKRKEKRRQKEQRLVEDSTREVKKVRKARNRRLEWNMMAYDKEFRPDNRSYASDAADHSYPASPNHPAQLLAPAAHLAPAEHKEGLAAPTPPEHGFRPAGSRQNSLTRLQQPHAPPPPEAVLNGPRAHLVKDYGPQPVPMAEYFVPPAPPPPPPVIPSAQTAFDSPISAPPALGPGSAAAPNYAPSPPPAPPGPYSASPPQSGPMAPPVAPPPPPPGPPAVSASPAHSASPPAPAEPRKPQVPLMPMSDARSDLLAAIRRGIQLRKVQEQWEQEAKKEPVGNDVATILSRRIAVEYSESDDDSELDENEWSD; from the exons ATGCCGCTGGTGAAGAGGAACATCGAGCCCCGGCACCTGTGCCGGGGGGCCCTGCCCGACGGCGTGACCAGCGAGCTGGAGTGTGTCACCAACAGCACCCTGGCTGCCATCATCAAACAGCTGGGCAGCCTCA GCAGGCACGCAGAGGACATCTTTGGAGAGCTGTTCAATGAAGCCAACAGCTTCTACATGAGGATGAACTCACTGCAGGAGAGGGTGGACCTGCTGGTCATCAAGGTGACGCAGCTGGACTCCACCGtggaggaag TTTCACTGCAGGACATCAACATGAGGAAAGCCTTCAAGAGCTCCACGGTGCAGAACCAGCAGGTGGTGTCCCGCAACTCCATCCCCAACCCGGTGATGGAGATGTACCAGCGCTGCGACAAACCCCCGCCTCTCAACATCCTCACACCCTACAG GGATGACAAGAAGGATGGCCTCAAATTCTACACCGACCCCTCCTACTTCTTCAACTTATGGAAGGAGAAGATGCTGCAGGCGACAGAGGACAAGAGGAAGGAGAAGCGCAGGCAGAAG GAGCAGCGGCTGGTGGAGGACTCCACCCGGGAGGTGAAGAAAGTGAGGAAAGCCCGCAACCGGCGCCTGGAGTGGAACATGATGGCGTATGATAAAGAGTTCCGGCCGGATAACAG GTCCTACGCGTCGGACGCTGCCGACCACTCGTACCCGGCCAGCCCCAaccacccagcccagctgctggccCCCGCTGCCCACCTGGCCCCGGCGGAGCACAAGGAGGGGCTGGCGGCCCCCACGCCCCCCGAGCACGGGTTCAGGCCCGCGGGCAGCCGGCAGAACAGCCTGACCcgcctgcagcagccccacgcGCCGCCGCCCCCCGAGGCCGTGCTCAACGGGCCCAGAGCCCACCTAGTCAAGGATTACGG GCCGCAGCCGGTGCCCATGGCCGAGTACTtcgtgccgccggccccgccgccgccgccgcccgtcaTCCCATCGGCCCAGACCGCCTTCGACAGCCCCATCTCGGCTCCCCCCGCGCTGGGCCCCGGCTCGGCCGCAGCCCCCAACTACGCCCCAtcgccgccccccgcgccccccgggcCCTACTCGGCCTCCCCGCCTCAGAGCGGGCCCATGGCCCCCCCggtggcgccgccgccgccgccgcccgggcccCCGGCCGTGTCCGCCTCGCCCGCGCACTCCGCATCGCCACCGGCCCCCGCCGAGCCCCGCAAGCCGCAGGTGCCGCTGATGCCCATGAGCGACGCCCGGAGCGACCTGCTGGCTGCCATCCGCAGGG GAATCCAACTCCGGAAGGTGCAGGAGCAGTGGGAACAAGAGGCCAAGAAAGAGCCTGTGGGCAATGACGTGGCCACCATCCTGTCGCGCCGCATCGCCGTGGAGTACAGCGAGTCCGACGACGACTCGGAGCTGGACGAGAACGAGTGGTCGGACTGA
- the LOC134425585 gene encoding actin-binding protein WASF3-like isoform X1 has product MPLVKRNIEPRHLCRGALPDGVTSELECVTNSTLAAIIKQLGSLSRHAEDIFGELFNEANSFYMRMNSLQERVDLLVIKVTQLDSTVEEVSLQDINMRKAFKSSTVQNQQVVSRNSIPNPVMEMYQRCDKPPPLNILTPYRDDKKDGLKFYTDPSYFFNLWKEKMLQATEDKRKEKRRQKEQRLVEDSTREVKKVRKARNRRLEWNMMAYDKEFRPDNRFSPSPYHMASSEGSLSPDNRSYASDAADHSYPASPNHPAQLLAPAAHLAPAEHKEGLAAPTPPEHGFRPAGSRQNSLTRLQQPHAPPPPEAVLNGPRAHLVKDYGPQPVPMAEYFVPPAPPPPPPVIPSAQTAFDSPISAPPALGPGSAAAPNYAPSPPPAPPGPYSASPPQSGPMAPPVAPPPPPPGPPAVSASPAHSASPPAPAEPRKPQVPLMPMSDARSDLLAAIRRGIQLRKVQEQWEQEAKKEPVGNDVATILSRRIAVEYSESDDDSELDENEWSD; this is encoded by the exons ATGCCGCTGGTGAAGAGGAACATCGAGCCCCGGCACCTGTGCCGGGGGGCCCTGCCCGACGGCGTGACCAGCGAGCTGGAGTGTGTCACCAACAGCACCCTGGCTGCCATCATCAAACAGCTGGGCAGCCTCA GCAGGCACGCAGAGGACATCTTTGGAGAGCTGTTCAATGAAGCCAACAGCTTCTACATGAGGATGAACTCACTGCAGGAGAGGGTGGACCTGCTGGTCATCAAGGTGACGCAGCTGGACTCCACCGtggaggaag TTTCACTGCAGGACATCAACATGAGGAAAGCCTTCAAGAGCTCCACGGTGCAGAACCAGCAGGTGGTGTCCCGCAACTCCATCCCCAACCCGGTGATGGAGATGTACCAGCGCTGCGACAAACCCCCGCCTCTCAACATCCTCACACCCTACAG GGATGACAAGAAGGATGGCCTCAAATTCTACACCGACCCCTCCTACTTCTTCAACTTATGGAAGGAGAAGATGCTGCAGGCGACAGAGGACAAGAGGAAGGAGAAGCGCAGGCAGAAG GAGCAGCGGCTGGTGGAGGACTCCACCCGGGAGGTGAAGAAAGTGAGGAAAGCCCGCAACCGGCGCCTGGAGTGGAACATGATGGCGTATGATAAAGAGTTCCGGCCGGATAACAGGTTCTCACCATCCCCCTATCACATGGCATCATCGGAAGGATCACTGTCCCCAGATAATAG GTCCTACGCGTCGGACGCTGCCGACCACTCGTACCCGGCCAGCCCCAaccacccagcccagctgctggccCCCGCTGCCCACCTGGCCCCGGCGGAGCACAAGGAGGGGCTGGCGGCCCCCACGCCCCCCGAGCACGGGTTCAGGCCCGCGGGCAGCCGGCAGAACAGCCTGACCcgcctgcagcagccccacgcGCCGCCGCCCCCCGAGGCCGTGCTCAACGGGCCCAGAGCCCACCTAGTCAAGGATTACGG GCCGCAGCCGGTGCCCATGGCCGAGTACTtcgtgccgccggccccgccgccgccgccgcccgtcaTCCCATCGGCCCAGACCGCCTTCGACAGCCCCATCTCGGCTCCCCCCGCGCTGGGCCCCGGCTCGGCCGCAGCCCCCAACTACGCCCCAtcgccgccccccgcgccccccgggcCCTACTCGGCCTCCCCGCCTCAGAGCGGGCCCATGGCCCCCCCggtggcgccgccgccgccgccgcccgggcccCCGGCCGTGTCCGCCTCGCCCGCGCACTCCGCATCGCCACCGGCCCCCGCCGAGCCCCGCAAGCCGCAGGTGCCGCTGATGCCCATGAGCGACGCCCGGAGCGACCTGCTGGCTGCCATCCGCAGGG GAATCCAACTCCGGAAGGTGCAGGAGCAGTGGGAACAAGAGGCCAAGAAAGAGCCTGTGGGCAATGACGTGGCCACCATCCTGTCGCGCCGCATCGCCGTGGAGTACAGCGAGTCCGACGACGACTCGGAGCTGGACGAGAACGAGTGGTCGGACTGA
- the LOC134425882 gene encoding splicing factor 3A subunit 2-like, translating to MEDSPPPPGTDAKLGGMQQIGDAERPQASRKDVKGWKDPPERIARTAHVPEPAPAPAPLRPCPARHPETAPSQPGTAPTEPSRHPETAPRQPGTPPTEPSRHPETAPRQPGTPPTEPSRHPETPWHPDPTRHPRPNPAPPSHPGTPRQPRDSRAHHRAIPAPRDTPEPSRHLETPPSHPRHLETPPSHPRHLDPSRHPETPPSQPRHPRAIPGPPEPTPAPRDSLSQPRATPG from the exons ATGGAGGACAGCCCCCCGCCCCCGGGCACGGATGCAAAGCTGGGGGGGATGCAGCAAATCGGGGATGCAGAGCGGCCCCAAGCCTCCCGCAAGGATGTGAAAGGATGGAAGGACCCCCCCGAAAGGAT TGCGCGCACGGCGCATGTGCCCgagcccgcccccgcccccgccccgctccgcccctgcccggcccggcacCCCGAGACAGCCCCGAGCCAGCCGGGCACAGCACCGACCGAGCCATCCCGGCACCCCGAGACAGCCCCGAGACAGCCGGGCACACCACCGACCGAGCCATCCCGGCACCCCGAGACAGCCCCGAGACAGCCGGGCACACCACCGACCGAGCCATCCCGGCACCCCGAGACACCCTGGCACCCCGACCCAACCCGGCACCCCCGACCCAACCCGGCACCCCCGAGCCATCCCGGCACCCCGAGACAGCCCCGAGACAGCCGGGCACACCACCGAGCCATCCCGGCACCCCGAGACACCCCCGAGCCATCCCGGCACCTCGAGACACCCCCGAGCCATCCCCGGCACCTCGAGACACCCCCGAGCCATCCCCGGCACCTCGACCCATCCCGGCACCCCGAGACACCCCCGAGCCAACCCCGGCACCCCCGAGCCATCCCCGGCCCCCCCGAGCCAACCCCAGCACCCCGAGACAGCCTGAGCCAGCCCCGAGCCACCCCGGGCTAA